In one window of Helianthus annuus cultivar XRQ/B chromosome 17, HanXRQr2.0-SUNRISE, whole genome shotgun sequence DNA:
- the LOC110923216 gene encoding SUPPRESSOR OF GAMMA RESPONSE 1, whose translation MAKFWVFDGRTLAKKIKTSGLPSVDEVKDSGANWECPQCSCRIDKCDDWPGLPSGVKFDPTDVELLDHLAAKCGVGNERPHEYIDVFVPTIDVEQGICYKHPENLPGARKDGSSFHFFYQTTNAYAKGQRKRRKVCNRSNVEMDVRWHKTGNTKAIFKNGVQIGCKKIMVLYGFTVGGSKPCKTNWVMHQYHLGTNEDEKDGEYVVSKIFYQAQKGTHENTTVCIVDEDSDPRTPMINASDPLRPGKTPLYEDVTCDYVIQSPAQESECYEQKYLVSFPTAELKDDLSLPVCGDDSKAINSDAFHYSFSGEGNMDAYYPLSGSSFCTNNAAGAARDVCPGTMELKNLDLGSPPYVNLAELYFPCEDSNCGRLDWL comes from the exons ATGGCGAA GTTTTGGGTTTTTGATGGCAGAACATTAGCAAAGAAAATAAAGACATCTGGTCTTCCTTCAGTAGATGAAGTCAAGGACAGTGGAGCCAACTGGGAATGTCCACAATGCAGTTGCAGAATAGATAAATGTGAT GATTGGCCTGGGCTCCCCAGTGGAGTGAAATTTGACCCAACTGATGTTGAATTGTTGGATCATTTAGCAGCTAAATGTGGAGTTGGGAATGAAAGGCCGCATGAATATATCGACGTGTTCGTTCCTACAATCGATGTTGAGCAAGGAATATGTTACAAACATCCCGAAAATCTACCTG GCGCAAGAAAAGATGGTAGCAGTTTTCATTTCTTCTATCAGACCACAAACGCATACGCCAAAGGCCAACGAAAGCGTAGGAAAGTCTGCAATAGATCTAATGTAGAAATGGATGTCCGTTGGCACAAGACTGGCAACACTAAGGCCATATTTAAAAATGGAGTACAAATCGGATGCAAAAAGATAATGGTACTTTATGGGTTCACTGTTGGGGGATCAAAACCTTGTAAAACGAACTGGGTTATGCATCAATATCATCTAGGAACAAACGAAGATGAGAAGGACGGTGAATACGTGGTTTCAAAGATATTTTATCAGGCACAAAAGGGGACTCATGAGAACACTACTGTTTGTATTGTAGATGAAGATTCGGATCCTAGAACTCCAATGATCAATGCTTCTGATCCGTTACGGCCAGGAAAGACTCCCCTATATGAAGATGTCACATGTGATTATGTTATCCAGTCACCAGCACAG GAATCGGAGTGCTATGAACAGAAATACCTTGTTTCTTTTCCTACTGCTGAACTCAAGGATGATCTAAGCTTACCGGTTTGCGGGGATGATTCTAAAGCCATAAATTCGGATGCATTTCATTACTCATTCTCCGGAGAAGGCAATATGGATGCCTATTACCCTCTGTCGGGTTCGAGTTTCTGTACCAACAATGCTGCAGGGGCCGCTAGGGACGTATGTCCTGGAACCATGGAGCTTAAGAATCTGGACTTGGGTAGCCCACCTTATGTCAACCTTGCG